A stretch of the Clostridium fungisolvens genome encodes the following:
- a CDS encoding ABC transporter ATP-binding protein has product MNIVEVNNITKRFNDKLVLDNVSFSIKKGEIFGLLGPNGAGKSTLINLMVGLLKMDKGQVLIGGNDISKETIKAKERIGLVPQEIALFEGLNAKENLEYWGGLYGLRGKMLKDRIDEAIEISALKDHLKNPVKKYSGGMKRRLNIAAAMMHHPEVLIMDEPTVGVDPQSRNHIFEVVKKMNKEYSTSIIYTSHYMEEVELLCDNILILDLGKEVAFGNKEELKRMIISDKVIKIKAQGRLEELAFAIKKLPNIRGTEVLGDEIKVICNEALTINEILDVIAEYKVAVRNIGIEEPNLEEVFLTLTGKNLRDEEK; this is encoded by the coding sequence ATGAATATAGTAGAGGTAAATAATATAACAAAGAGATTTAACGATAAGCTTGTTTTAGATAATGTTTCATTTAGCATAAAGAAAGGTGAAATATTTGGACTACTTGGACCTAATGGAGCCGGAAAATCTACACTAATAAACTTGATGGTTGGACTCTTGAAAATGGATAAGGGTCAAGTATTGATAGGTGGCAATGATATAAGTAAAGAAACAATTAAAGCAAAAGAAAGAATCGGATTAGTTCCTCAAGAAATTGCATTATTTGAAGGTTTAAATGCAAAGGAAAACTTAGAATACTGGGGAGGCCTCTATGGATTAAGAGGAAAGATGCTTAAGGATAGAATAGACGAAGCTATAGAAATATCAGCACTTAAAGATCACCTGAAAAATCCAGTAAAAAAGTACTCAGGTGGAATGAAAAGAAGACTAAATATAGCTGCAGCAATGATGCACCACCCAGAAGTATTAATAATGGATGAGCCAACTGTAGGGGTAGACCCACAATCAAGAAATCATATTTTTGAAGTTGTTAAGAAGATGAATAAAGAATATAGCACCTCAATAATATATACATCTCACTACATGGAAGAAGTTGAACTTCTCTGTGATAACATTCTTATATTAGATTTAGGTAAAGAAGTAGCATTTGGAAATAAAGAAGAATTAAAGAGAATGATAATAAGTGATAAGGTAATTAAGATAAAAGCTCAAGGAAGATTGGAGGAATTAGCCTTTGCAATAAAGAAGCTTCCTAATATAAGAGGTACTGAAGTTTTAGGTGATGAAATTAAAGTGATATGTAATGAAGCGCTTACTATAAATGAAATCTTGGACGTTATAGCAGAGTACAAGGTTGCAGTAAGGAATATAGGAATAGAGGAACCTAATCTAGAAGAAGTGTTCTTAACACTTACAGGCAAAAATCTAAGGGATGAGGAGAAGTAA
- a CDS encoding response regulator transcription factor, which translates to MDKIKIIIVDDEKLIREGLKIILSTYEDIEVLALCEDGHIAYEFCKSNKVDVVLMDIRMDNCDGVLGTKLIKKLNAETKILILTTFKDSEYIEEALKNGASGYLLKDSSYDLIYGGIKAAFGGNIVVHPDIVSKLVVKENDRDDSLIKEKLKEETGLTERELTIVEEIANGLSNKEIGEKMYLTEGTIKNNITTILSKLALRDRTQIAIFAFKNNLIK; encoded by the coding sequence TTGGATAAGATAAAGATAATTATAGTGGATGATGAAAAGTTGATAAGAGAAGGTTTAAAGATAATACTTTCAACTTATGAAGATATAGAAGTATTGGCTTTATGCGAGGATGGCCATATAGCATATGAATTCTGTAAATCAAATAAGGTTGATGTAGTACTAATGGACATAAGAATGGATAATTGCGATGGAGTTTTAGGAACAAAACTTATAAAAAAGCTAAATGCCGAAACAAAGATACTTATACTAACTACCTTTAAAGACAGCGAGTATATTGAGGAAGCTCTAAAGAATGGTGCATCTGGATATTTGCTCAAGGATAGCTCTTATGACTTAATATATGGAGGAATAAAGGCAGCTTTTGGAGGAAATATAGTTGTCCATCCAGATATAGTATCTAAACTTGTAGTTAAAGAAAATGATAGAGATGATTCTTTAATAAAGGAAAAATTAAAAGAAGAAACAGGGCTCACTGAAAGAGAATTAACTATAGTAGAAGAAATAGCAAATGGACTATCCAATAAGGAAATTGGCGAAAAGATGTATCTTACAGAAGGAACTATAAAGAATAATATAACTACTATACTTTCTAAATTAGCTTTAAGGGATAGGACTCAAATAGCTATATTTGCTTTCAAGAACAACTTAATCAAGTAG